A genomic segment from Kwoniella shandongensis chromosome 8, complete sequence encodes:
- a CDS encoding histone acetyltransferase type B subunit 2, translated as MAPTEPIEIDDDLVSAGEDSQVINEEYKIWKKNTPFLYDTVITHALTWPSLTCQWLPDKTTPPDADYTAHRMIIGTHTSGQANDHLIIAEVRLPKAGVEASGKEVAELYDEEKQELGSHTKSPARIHAIQTINHEGEVNRARYMPQNPDLIATKTVKGDVYVFDRTKHESKAPSNGHCKPQIKLKGQTAEGYGLAWSGLKEGHILSASEDETVALWDIQGYKKEDINLEPLALYTGHSAYVGDVDWHPENDWMFGSVGDDRKIMLWDTRERSTSVPVSRVEGHTAEINSIAFAPSSAHLFLTGSSDNTIGLWDIRKLTTKLHSFEGHTDDVLQLAWSPHSPVHFASASADRRVHIWNLDSIGAEQTPDDAEDGPPELLFVHGGHTSKVSDISWSPNAKWHIATTAEDNILQVWEPSRHIRVPAETDVNAMDLE; from the exons ATGGCTCCCACTGAGCCTATAGAGATAGACGATGACTTGGTTTCTGCCGGCGAGGACAGTCAGGTCATCAATGAG GAGTACAAAatctggaagaagaa CACTCCCTTCCTCTACGATACAGTCATCACGCACGCTCTCACTTGGCCAAGTCTGACCTGTCAATGGCTCCCCGACAAGACCAC TCCCCCAGACGCGGATTATACCGCCCATCGAATGATCATCGGTACTCATACTTCTGGGCAAGCGAAcgatcatctcatcattgcTGAAGTTAGATTGCCGAAAGCTGGTGTCGAAGCTTCGGGGAAGGAAGTGGCCGAGTTgtatgacgaggagaagcagg AGCTCGGCTCGCACACCAAATCACCCGCTCGAATCCACGCTATCCAAACTATCAACCACGAAGGCGAGGTCAACCGAGCCCGATACATGCCCCAAAACCCCGACTTGATCGCCACCAAGACTGTCAAAGGTGACGTTTACGTGTTCGACAGAACGAAACACGAGAGTAAAGCGCCCAGCAATGGACATTGCAAGCCGCAGATCAAGCTCAAGGGGCAGACTgctgaagg TTACGGTTTGGCTTGGAGTGGACTCAAGGAGGGACATATCCTCAGTGcaagcgaggacgagactGTTGcgctttg GGATATCCAAGGgtacaagaaggaagatatAAATCTGGAACCACTTGCTCTGTACACCGGACATTCTGCTTATGTTGGG GACGTCGATTGGCACCCTGAGAACGATTGGATGTTCGGTTCAGTTGGCGATGACAGGAAAATCATGCT CTGGGACACCCGAGAACGATCTACTTCTGTACCCGTCTCTCGAGTCGAGGGTCACACTGCCGAGATCAACTCGATCGCCTTTGCTCCAAGCAGtgctcacctcttcctcactggATCATCAGACAAC ACCATCGGTCTATGGGATATCCgaaaactcaccaccaaacTCCACTCTTTCGAAGGACACACCGACGATGTTCTCCAACTCGCTTGGTCCCCTCATTCCCCTGTCCATTTCGCCTCAGCCTCTGCCGATCGACGTGTCCACATCTGGAACCTGGATTCGATCGGTGCCGAACAGACTCCCGACGATGCAGAAGACGGACCTCCCGAACTCTTGTTCGTTCATGGAGGACATACGTCCAAAGTCAGTGATATCTCCTGGAGCCCGAATGCCAAATGGCATATCGCCACGACGGCAGAGGACAATATTTTGCAAGTATGGGAACCGTCGAGACATATTAGAGTGCCAGCGGAGACCGATGTCAATGCGATGGATCTGGAGTAG